The following is a genomic window from Rhododendron vialii isolate Sample 1 chromosome 9a, ASM3025357v1.
GCACAGCTTGCCCGTGACGTTCCTTTCTCTGCAATCTGTTGGTCGACCCTTGAGCCTGTGAGAATTTATTCTTAAAACCGTTTGCCATATTTTGTTTTCCCATATTTTGTGTACTATGGATTACAGTTTTACAAATAATTGGACAGATCAGAAGAAAACTCCTTAGTTTAACTGGTGAAGAAGCCAATGCAGCTACAGTCCTTGGGGCGAATTTTTCTGCTGGTTTTGTTGCAGGAAGCCTTGCGTCTGCGGCTACATGTCCATTAGATGTTGCAAAAACCCGAAGGCAGATAGAGGTTATTTCCAGAAAACTGATGTCAAAAGTATTCATTTCCATCAGATTTTAGAGTTAAAAACAGCATACACAACATGCGGTTTAAACATAGAACTTATAGTATGCTTTCCCTTTCCGTGTCTCAGAAGGATCTTGCTAGGGCATTGAGGATGACAACGAGGCAGACGCTAATGGAGGTGTGGAGGTATGTATATCTTTTGTTCATGTAAACTCTTGCACACTTGGTTAATACCAAAATCGGTAATGTTCCTTGTGTTTGAATGGAAAACATGAAGGTTTCCTACTTGTCGACTATTTTCACTGATGACTATGATGCACCAGCTCCACTAAACTGCTCGATCAATGTAATGACTCAATTTGGGGAAAGGAAAGGAAGCAGAAGCTACATCTTTCCCCCTCCTTTTTGGTTGATTtaggaaaataagaagaaatttagaaagaacaagaaatccTTTTTGGACCATGGGTCTTGTATATAGGTTGCACGAGAAAGATTTAAGGCCAAGAAAGCACCGGTTCATCTTCCACAATGGACATTATCTCTGTTCTGAAAATTCTTTTGAAACCAAGATAAAAGCAGTTGTACCTTATTCAGTGGTACCTGAGTATAAGATTTTGTTTGTTGCAGGGATGGTAGCATGAAGGGACTGTTTACAGGAGTTGGTCCCCGTATTGCTCGTGCTGGCCCTTCCGTTGGGATTGTGGTTTCGTTTTATGAAGTTGTGAAGTATGTTCTACATAATCGCCATGTAACTTCATGACAAGTCCGGGTCTCTCTCTGTACATGTTATCCAATTTTGGCTGTTATCTGTTCCGTGACTCTTTGGTTGATTAGAATTGACTATTCCATCAGCAGAGCAATGTTCTCGGCTCACTAATTTCATTCCTCTCGAAGTCATGGTTTTCTGTGGATTGATTGGGAAGTCTAATGGAATCCGTTACAAGGCATCAACTAAGAAACTGTTGATCGTCTAAATTTATATTTAGACGATCAAAGATGAAACCAGAATCATGGAAACGAATTCGAGCTTCAATGGTGCTAATGCAAAACACCGATGGTTTCTCTCTTCATTAAGTCTAAGTTATCTGTAATTTTCTTAGCATTTCTTTTTATTCAAGTGCCGCAAGGTAGAAAGAAGGAACATCTAGATTatgcaaagaaaagaaacataaacaacttttgacaccaacaaaagaATTATCAACTAAAAGAATGGTAACGACAAGAACATTGTCCGAAGCATAAAGATACCCTCATTGACATGTACTAGTAATATTTTGCTTGAACATTGTCCGAAGCATAAAGATGCGACAAGAACATTCTCATGTATTATTTTGCTTGCCATATGTAACTTGTTCATGTTTTCGTCACAGTGAAATCCTCCAAAATCCCATGAAGTACGATTAGGCAAATTGCTTAAGTCGGAAGCACATATATCGCGTCTTATTTATTCAAttgcttgtttatttttcacttgtgtgTTCTCTTGCCCGAACAACATGTTCTCTAATTTTGGGTGTTATCTGTTCTGTGACTCTTTGGTTGATTCGAATTAACTCTTCGACCGGCAGATATGCAATGTTCATGGTTTTCTATGGATTGATTTGGAAGTCTAATGGAATTCGTTACAAGGCATCCACTGAGAAACTGCTCGTCTTAAAGTTTATGTATGTTGACAAATGCGTTGCAGCGTTGTGATCAAAGATGAAACCAGAATCACGGAAACGAAATTGAGCTTTAGTGGTGCTAATGCAAAACATTGATGGTTTCTCTCTTCGTTAATTCTATGCGCATTTCTGTTTTTTGGAAGTTCAACAAGGTAGAAAGAAGAACATCTGGCCTAGATTATGCAAACTAAAGAAAACACAAACAacttttgacaccaacaaaggAATTATCAACTAAAAGAATGGTAACGACAAGAACATTGTCTGAAGGAAATCTCTAAAAACAATCCATCCCTCAATCACTCCAATGAAACATAAAAGATACCCTCATTGACAATACTTGGCAATTACAAAAATTGGGATTTTCTCTTGCGTTGCTTGAAATACATACTCAATCACACTCTCTTTGTCTCTCTTGCATTGCTCGATCATGAGGAGTCGTCAAAATGTTTAATGAACCAGGTATGTCACCGCCAAAGCCACCAACATTAGCACATATGCTATCCCCTGGTCTATTGCTGCTCCTGCAACCATATCAaattctagtcaattcatcTTCTCTCCATAAACAtagttattttcttctctttgtaaTAAGATTATGCAATTAAAATGGAACTATACTTGAGATTGTGAAACCCTTTCAAAATAGGTTCTTTTGCCAACAAgaacccttttttttctctcgttTTTTCTGAAGATTTGATTTCGgttttcaagaaaataaatttcaaaatccgTCAAATAAATGAGTGATCTTTGTGTTCTTGGAAATTAATGCTTAATTAAGAAACTTAAACAGAAATGCTACTGACTCAGAAGTTCGTGCACAGATCCAGATACAAATGCTTTTGATCGATGGGTGTGGGTCCTTGGTTATTGGGACCCACGTGCATCGGACGGTTCCGGATCTTTGCATAGACATCTGTATCCGTATCATTGCTTGAAACTTAAAAGGACAAAAAGATTTCTTGCACtttatttgcatccgaacagaaaAGGGTGAGCACACTAACCATCGCTGGTCGGAGCGGGAGCCGGAGCGGCAGAATGAGCCATGGTAGCAGGGAAAAAGACGGCAAAAATGAGAGTGACAATCGCCACCATCACCATTGAAGCCCTTGTGATCTCCATTAAAACTATCCTttcaatactctctctctctctagcttctTCTCTCTCAAGGCCGGCTCAGAGTTGCAGAGAGAGAaaagctagagagagaagtAATCCTTTGCGCATGGCGATGTTGATGGATTTGTAGGGGTATATATAGTGTGTGTGAGAGAAAACGACCGTGGGTCTAGCGCAAAACTGGGGGATCCAAGGCTCCCAAATAACCGttatttctttccatttctttgGTTGGTTCTCTGTTGTAGATCCGTTGGATGCTTAACTGTCTTTTCCTTTAATAACAACGATTTCCCAGCTGTTGCCAACATATATTCCTCCCAATTATGAATGAAATCAACCAGTTGATTTGGTGGGTAGATTCCTCCATGATTTTCTCTGCTGTCGCCAACTCATTGAGTATCATTCCACCACATGTTCCAATCAGATACGGGTAGGGGAGAACATAGTCCaaattggtttaattttttgaaaaccagaAATCTTGACCATTCTAAATGgtttaaaaaagggaaaaccaAACTTAACCAATATAATCAGAGGAACTTGACCAGAACCAAATCGCAAGACGGATCaggttttagtttggtttgcgTTTTATCCAAAAACTTTTTTGAACACACATttctattataaaatagaaggaCGTGGGGACAAGTTAttggaacggcttagattcatttgatccaaaggttgtagtgcatcctcccacttcccggttaagtACCTatgattttcacctaaatcacacaactgccatcccCCTTCAACcaggatgcgtagtgccgtaggcacggactAACACTagtgaactcataaaatattgagactttattgaaaaaaaaaattattaggaaTTTGATTAAGATTTCAAACCCAATTGAGAAAGTACTGGAGTAGGAAAAGATTGAAATTGGGCACTGGGTACttaccaaattaaaatacataattatatatataggtatgCATATATATTTATTACTAAACAATACAGTACTCCTGATGGCACCGGAGCTTCCAAGGACTTTGCGTCGAAGTGGGATAATGGAGTACCGGAAACAATTTGGAATTGAATTCAACTGAGAttcacgcacacacacaaaca
Proteins encoded in this region:
- the LOC131300740 gene encoding arabinogalactan protein 41-like, with the protein product MEITRASMVMVAIVTLIFAVFFPATMAHSAAPAPAPTSDGAAIDQGIAYVLMLVALAVTYLVH